The sequence CGTTGTTGATCTTGCAGGTCTGATCGGTGATCTCACCATTGATGGTGATGGTGCCGTCGACTGCGCGCGCGGGGGTGGGCATCATGCCCATGATCGCCAACGTGGCGGCGACGTACTTCACGCATTCAATTGCGGATTGCGGATTGCGGATTGCGGATTGCGGATTGCGGATTGCGGATTGCGGATTGCGGATTGCGGATTGCATGGTTTTTTCATTGCTGTCTAACCGTTGGGCAATCCAGTATGGCCGCAGCGGGGTTCGGAAACAGCGGAAAAGCCTCGCTGAATCCGCGACCTCAAGGGAGGCCGCCCCGTGTCGAATCGGACGCGGCCGCGTCAGCCTAGCAAGCCGCGTATGCCTGCCACGCCGTGAGCGCCATGTGCCTGGGCCTGGTCCAGCGTCGCCAGCGACTGGCCGCCTAACGCGAAGACGGGTAGCCCGGCATCACGGTTGGCAGCCTCAAAGCCCGCCCAGCCCAGTGGAGTCTGGCCCGGATGGCTGAGTGTGTCGGCCACCGGGCCCAGCACGGCAAAATCGGCGCCGAGCTCTCGGGCGTGAACGATCTCGGCGTGGTTGTGCGCCGAGACCCCGACGAGACTGCCCTCGGGCAGCAGCGGGCGGCTATGCAGAGCCGCCGCGTCGCTGGCGCGCAGATGCACGCCGTGCGCCTGCTGCCACCAGTCCTGCGGATGCACGCTGTTGACCAGCAGTTGCGCGCCGGCCCGGCGGCAGAGATCGAGGGCCGTTTCAAAGCCCGCACGAGACGCCGCCGGCCCGCCCGGCCAGGCAGGTTCGCGCCACTGCAGGAGCTTGAGTCCGTTTGCCAACGCGCGTTCGAGGCGCTGCGTGAAGGTCGGCATGGCTTCGGGTGAGCCCACGGCGCTGATGGCATACGTCTGGGGCAGTCGCAGCCAGCGCAAGGGGGGCAGGGTGGCCGGCAAGAGCTCTCCCACCTGGGCGGCATGGCGCGGGTCCACCCAGGCCAGGCGCTGGTTTTCCAGTCCGCGCGGCTCGCCTGTCCAGCCCGTGACGAAGCAGAAGGCCAGCCGCACCGTGGTGTGCGGGTAGGCATGGATGTAGCAGACCCAGCGCCGCGAGTCGGTCACGGTGATGCCGAGTTCTTCCTGCAGCTCGCGCGCCAGCGCCTGGAGCACCGTCTCGCCCGGCTCCAGTTTGCCGCCGGGGAGTTCCCACCAGCCTGCCCAGGGCTTGCCCTCAGGACGTTGCCCCAGCAACAGTTGGCCGTCTGGCCGCAGGATCAGGCCCGCGGCTACGTCGATGATGTTGTCAGACATGGCGGGCGGCCCAGTCGCGGGCGAACTGATAGGCCACGCGTCCGGAGCGCGAGCCGCGCTCCAGCGCCCATTGCAGGGCCTCGGCGCGCGACGGCTCGATCTGATCGGCCGGGCAGTTCAGTTCGCGCAGCCAATGATGCACGATGTCCAGATAGTCGTCCTGCTTGAACGGGTAGAAAGACAGCCACAGGCCAAATCGCTCGGAGAGCGAAATCTTTTCTTCGACGGTTTCGCCAGGATGGATTTCGCCATCGGCCTGGTGCTTGGCCTGAAGGTTTTCGCTCATGTACTCGGGCATGAGATGGCGGCGATTGGAGGTGGCGTAGATGAGCACGTTGTCGCCGCCTGCGGCCACGGATCCGTCGAGCACGGACTTGAGCGCTTTGTAGCCGGCTTCGCCTTCTTCGAACGACAAGTCGTCGCAGAATACGATGAAGCGCTCGGGACGGTTGGCCACCAGCTCGACGATTTCGGGAAGGTCGCCGAGGTCGCTTTTGTCGACTTCGATCAGACGCAGGCCGCGTTCGCCATAAGTGGCCAGCATGGCCTTGACCAGCGAACTCTTGCCGGTGCCCCTTGCCCCGGTCATCAGGACATTGTTGGCCGGTTTGGCGTCGAGAAACTGGCGTGTGTTGCGATCGATGATGTCTTTTTGACGTTCGATGTGCTGCAGGTCGTCTTTCTGGATGCGTGCGACATGGCGCACCGCATCGAGCCAGCCACGGGAGCCGCGCTTGCGCCAGCGAAACG comes from Bordetella holmesii ATCC 51541 and encodes:
- a CDS encoding NUDIX domain protein; the encoded protein is MSDNIIDVAAGLILRPDGQLLLGQRPEGKPWAGWWELPGGKLEPGETVLQALARELQEELGITVTDSRRWVCYIHAYPHTTVRLAFCFVTGWTGEPRGLENQRLAWVDPRHAAQVGELLPATLPPLRWLRLPQTYAISAVGSPEAMPTFTQRLERALANGLKLLQWREPAWPGGPAASRAGFETALDLCRRAGAQLLVNSVHPQDWWQQAHGVHLRASDAAALHSRPLLPEGSLVGVSAHNHAEIVHARELGADFAVLGPVADTLSHPGQTPLGWAGFEAANRDAGLPVFALGGQSLATLDQAQAHGAHGVAGIRGLLG